A genome region from Fodinibius salicampi includes the following:
- the argC gene encoding N-acetyl-gamma-glutamyl-phosphate reductase, translating into MINTGIVGGTGYAAGELLRILINHPKINVKFIFSTSKAGEKVSSVHQDFMGDTDLQFSHELDPDIDVLFLCMGHGNSEVFLQEHSVKDKTKIIDLSRDFRLAPNQNFQQRSYTYGLPELQKEAVAEADNVANPGCFATAIQLALFPLVKQKILHRNVHIHGITGSTGAGSSLRETTHFSWRNSNVSIYKALRHQHIGEVRQKLQQIDPDFNKDLNFIPVRGDFTRGIFITAYTPCDLSLDEAKSLYQDFYHDSPFVHISSDPLHLKQVVNTNKGLLHLDKEDGKILVTSIIDNLLKGASGQAVQNMNLMFGLNETTGLKLKATYY; encoded by the coding sequence ATGATTAATACAGGAATTGTGGGTGGGACGGGATACGCAGCAGGAGAACTGTTACGTATCCTGATCAATCACCCCAAGATCAATGTTAAGTTTATTTTCAGTACCAGCAAGGCCGGCGAAAAAGTAAGCTCCGTTCATCAGGATTTTATGGGTGATACCGACCTCCAATTCAGTCACGAATTAGATCCCGACATAGATGTACTTTTTCTGTGTATGGGACACGGTAATTCCGAGGTTTTCCTGCAGGAACATTCTGTAAAGGATAAAACCAAAATTATTGATCTCAGCAGGGATTTCCGTCTGGCTCCCAATCAGAATTTTCAACAGCGATCCTATACGTATGGATTGCCGGAATTACAAAAAGAAGCCGTTGCAGAAGCCGACAATGTTGCCAATCCGGGTTGTTTCGCTACAGCCATACAGCTGGCACTTTTTCCACTGGTTAAGCAGAAAATATTGCACCGAAATGTACATATACATGGCATAACCGGATCTACAGGAGCCGGAAGCTCCCTCAGGGAAACCACTCATTTCAGCTGGAGAAACAGTAATGTTTCTATATATAAGGCACTCCGACATCAGCACATCGGTGAAGTGCGGCAAAAGCTGCAGCAAATAGATCCGGATTTTAACAAAGATCTCAACTTTATCCCTGTGCGCGGCGACTTTACAAGAGGTATTTTTATTACGGCCTATACTCCCTGTGATTTATCACTTGATGAAGCAAAATCGCTATATCAGGATTTTTATCATGATTCGCCTTTTGTACATATTAGCAGCGATCCATTACACCTCAAGCAGGTAGTTAACACCAATAAAGGCCTGCTTCACCTGGATAAAGAAGATGGTAAAATATTGGTTACCAGTATTATTGATAATCTTTTGAAAGGAGCTTCGGGGCAGGCCGTCCAGAATATGAATCTAATGTTCGGATTAAATGAGACAACAGGATTGAAACTTAAAGCTACTTATTATTAA
- a CDS encoding aspartate aminotransferase family protein — protein sequence MELFDVYPLLDLEPVKADGNYVYTKDGTKYLDLYGGHAVISIGHTHPHYVKKISEQLQKLGFYSNSVQNSLQQELADKLGQLSGYDDHQLFLCNSGAESIENALKAASFHNERSKVVVFEQSFHGRTSAAIGITDKDEYSAPVNKRSETVFLELNDFDSLEKELTQEDVCALVIEGVQGIGGVHIPDDEFLKKARKLCSETGTLLILDEIQSGYGRTGKFFAHQYADIEADIVTIAKGMGNGFPVAGTIIGPDIEPFHGELGSTFGGNHLACTAAIAVLEVIKEEDLIDNAAFVGNDLLQQLGNLPEIKEVRGRGLMIGIEFPFAIKDLRSKLIEEEQILTGVASNPNVLRLLPPLSVTSSETDRFINALHNVLTQLKLS from the coding sequence ATGGAACTATTTGATGTCTATCCCCTGCTCGATCTGGAACCCGTTAAAGCAGATGGAAACTACGTTTACACTAAAGACGGAACAAAATACCTCGACCTGTACGGCGGCCATGCCGTCATTTCGATTGGTCATACACATCCGCATTATGTAAAAAAAATAAGTGAGCAACTTCAGAAACTGGGGTTCTACTCTAATTCCGTACAAAATTCGCTGCAGCAGGAGCTGGCAGACAAGCTCGGACAACTATCCGGTTATGACGATCATCAGCTCTTCCTGTGCAACTCGGGTGCCGAATCTATCGAAAACGCTCTTAAAGCCGCTTCTTTCCATAACGAACGTTCGAAAGTAGTGGTCTTTGAACAGTCGTTCCACGGGCGAACATCCGCAGCTATTGGTATTACTGATAAAGACGAATATTCCGCTCCCGTTAACAAACGAAGTGAAACAGTATTCCTGGAACTCAATGATTTTGATTCGCTGGAGAAAGAACTTACCCAGGAAGATGTCTGTGCCCTTGTTATTGAAGGTGTTCAGGGAATCGGGGGTGTCCATATTCCCGATGATGAATTTCTGAAAAAGGCTCGTAAGCTTTGTAGCGAAACCGGAACTCTTCTCATTTTAGATGAAATACAATCGGGCTATGGCCGAACCGGCAAGTTTTTCGCCCATCAGTATGCCGATATTGAAGCGGATATTGTAACAATCGCTAAGGGAATGGGTAACGGTTTCCCGGTAGCCGGTACCATTATTGGTCCGGATATAGAACCTTTCCATGGAGAATTGGGGTCCACTTTCGGAGGAAACCACCTTGCATGTACCGCAGCTATTGCTGTATTGGAAGTTATAAAAGAAGAAGATCTCATCGATAACGCTGCATTTGTCGGCAATGATCTTTTACAACAGTTAGGAAATCTACCCGAAATCAAAGAAGTTCGGGGGCGGGGACTTATGATCGGAATCGAATTTCCTTTTGCCATTAAAGACTTGCGTTCCAAACTCATTGAGGAGGAACAAATTTTAACCGGTGTTGCCAGCAATCCGAATGTACTCCGGCTCTTACCGCCCTTGTCTGTCACCAGTAGCGAAACAGATCGATTCATAAATGCACTACATAATGTCTTAACCCAGCTAAAATTATCATGA
- a CDS encoding N-acetylornithine carbamoyltransferase, which translates to MKNFTSIEDVPNPKGLIQDVINLIDQSNHSTIGKEKTLGMVFFNPSLRTRLSTQKAAQNLGMEVIVLNIDKDAWNVEFEDGTTMDGDSQEHIRDAVKVISSYCDLLAVRTFASLTNRQQDYEERELQNFLKHSSVPVISMESATLHPLQSLTDMATIVHTNIPKPKVVLSWAPHPKPLPQAVANSFLEWVTELQAEVVVAHPKGYELSEKFAAGYKVTHNQQEAFKNADIIYAKNWSSYSDYGARPAVEENWTITSELMQKTNQAQFMHCLPIRRNVVATDAVIDDSLVYQQAKNREYAAQAVIKNLLEVL; encoded by the coding sequence ATGAAGAATTTTACTTCTATTGAGGATGTTCCGAACCCGAAAGGTTTGATTCAGGATGTTATAAATCTAATAGATCAATCAAATCATTCAACCATAGGTAAAGAAAAAACACTGGGAATGGTCTTTTTCAATCCCAGTCTGCGTACGCGGCTAAGTACACAAAAAGCGGCCCAAAATCTTGGGATGGAGGTGATTGTACTTAACATTGATAAGGATGCCTGGAATGTAGAATTCGAAGATGGTACCACTATGGATGGAGACTCACAGGAGCATATAAGGGATGCCGTTAAAGTTATTAGTAGTTATTGTGATCTGCTTGCAGTGCGTACTTTTGCAAGCCTAACAAATCGTCAGCAGGATTACGAAGAACGGGAATTGCAAAACTTTTTGAAACATTCATCCGTACCTGTCATAAGTATGGAATCAGCCACGCTGCATCCGCTTCAATCACTTACTGACATGGCAACGATTGTTCATACGAATATTCCCAAGCCAAAAGTTGTGCTCAGTTGGGCCCCCCATCCTAAACCACTGCCACAGGCGGTGGCTAACTCTTTTCTTGAATGGGTTACGGAATTACAGGCTGAAGTAGTGGTTGCACATCCTAAGGGATATGAACTCAGTGAGAAGTTTGCCGCTGGGTACAAAGTCACTCATAATCAGCAGGAGGCTTTTAAGAATGCCGACATTATTTATGCGAAAAACTGGTCGAGCTACAGTGACTATGGAGCAAGGCCCGCGGTAGAAGAAAACTGGACAATCACCTCTGAGTTGATGCAGAAAACTAACCAGGCACAATTCATGCACTGCCTTCCAATCCGTCGCAACGTCGTTGCAACCGATGCTGTTATTGATGATTCATTGGTATACCAACAAGCAAAAAATCGTGAGTATGCGGCGCAGGCTGTCATTAAAAACCTTTTAGAGGTGCTGTAG
- the argB gene encoding acetylglutamate kinase, with product MKELNIIKVGGSIVNNEERLTTFIKNFLKVSTPKIIVHGGGSSASELCRKLDIPIKMKDGRRITDKPSLDVAVMVYAGLINKTIVARLQGHSCNAIGLSGADLNIIPAKIRSGTEIDYGFVGDITPEDINTYFITRLLDEQVVPVFPAITHNKKGQLLNTNADTIASSLAIALGDKYSVNLTYCFEKNGVLRDIEDENSWIKHINHEEYIQLKDQGIIHEGMIPKLDTAFGALQKNVQQVHIKHVKNLSNQIGTTLTL from the coding sequence GTGAAAGAACTGAATATTATTAAAGTCGGGGGAAGTATTGTCAATAATGAGGAGCGTCTGACCACATTTATAAAAAATTTCCTGAAGGTTTCAACTCCGAAAATTATTGTGCATGGCGGAGGCTCATCCGCATCTGAACTTTGCCGCAAGCTCGATATACCGATCAAGATGAAAGATGGCCGGCGCATTACAGATAAACCCTCACTGGATGTGGCTGTAATGGTCTATGCGGGACTTATAAATAAAACCATTGTTGCCAGGCTCCAGGGACACTCCTGCAACGCAATCGGCCTGTCGGGGGCAGACTTAAATATTATTCCTGCGAAGATAAGATCCGGCACCGAAATCGACTATGGGTTTGTAGGAGATATTACTCCCGAAGATATCAATACTTATTTTATAACCCGACTGCTGGATGAACAAGTTGTGCCCGTCTTTCCTGCCATTACTCATAATAAAAAAGGACAGCTGCTCAATACTAATGCCGATACCATTGCTTCTAGCCTGGCTATAGCACTGGGCGACAAATACAGCGTCAATCTTACCTATTGCTTTGAAAAAAATGGAGTATTACGGGATATCGAAGACGAAAATTCCTGGATCAAGCATATTAACCATGAAGAATATATTCAGCTCAAAGATCAGGGAATTATCCACGAAGGGATGATCCCAAAACTTGATACAGCTTTTGGAGCCCTGCAAAAAAATGTACAACAAGTACATATTAAGCACGTGAAGAACTTGTCTAACCAAATTGGAACAACATTAACGTTATGA
- a CDS encoding M20 family metallo-hydrolase has protein sequence MKQRATEAIELLKKLISTPSLSTEENKTGDLIEDYLKSKGIPVQRHKNNIWATNEHFDEEKPTILLNSHHDTVKPNGGYTKDPFIPVVENGKLFGLGSNDAGGPLTSLIATFIHFYPQEDLTYNLVMAATAEEEISGDNGIISILDKIPEIDCAIVGEPTQMRMAVAEKGLMVLECMAKGKSGHAARNEGENAIYIALKDIEWFKTHRFEKESKMLGPVKMTVTVINAGSQHNVVPDRCTFTVDIRSTDIYDNVHILETIKNNIESEVTARSIRLNPSFIPLEHPLVQVGKGMGIETYGSPTLSDQAFLSVPSLKMGPGKSARSHTPDEFIRLDEIEKGIETYINLLDSVIRS, from the coding sequence ATGAAACAGCGCGCTACCGAAGCTATTGAACTGCTCAAGAAATTGATCTCTACCCCTTCCCTGTCCACAGAGGAGAACAAAACCGGCGATTTGATTGAAGATTACCTGAAGTCAAAGGGAATTCCTGTCCAGAGACACAAAAACAACATTTGGGCCACCAATGAGCATTTTGATGAAGAAAAACCAACTATACTGCTTAATTCTCACCATGATACGGTAAAACCCAATGGAGGCTATACCAAAGATCCCTTTATACCAGTGGTTGAAAACGGCAAGCTGTTTGGATTAGGTTCCAATGATGCAGGCGGACCTTTAACTTCACTTATTGCTACGTTTATACATTTTTATCCTCAAGAGGACTTGACTTATAATTTAGTGATGGCTGCAACCGCGGAAGAGGAAATATCCGGGGATAATGGCATTATCTCGATTCTTGATAAAATTCCGGAAATTGATTGCGCTATCGTGGGAGAACCTACCCAAATGCGTATGGCCGTAGCTGAAAAAGGACTTATGGTACTGGAATGTATGGCCAAGGGGAAAAGTGGTCATGCTGCCCGTAACGAAGGGGAAAATGCTATCTATATCGCACTCAAAGATATTGAATGGTTCAAAACCCATCGGTTCGAGAAAGAATCTAAAATGCTCGGACCCGTAAAAATGACGGTAACCGTAATCAATGCCGGAAGCCAGCATAATGTTGTACCAGACCGTTGTACATTTACCGTTGATATTCGGAGTACCGATATTTATGACAATGTTCACATTTTGGAAACCATAAAAAATAATATTGAATCGGAAGTTACGGCTCGTTCAATTCGTCTCAACCCCTCATTTATTCCCCTTGAGCATCCATTGGTACAAGTTGGGAAGGGTATGGGCATAGAAACCTATGGCTCTCCAACGCTTTCGGATCAGGCCTTTCTTTCGGTGCCTTCACTAAAGATGGGACCCGGAAAATCTGCGCGTTCCCATACACCTGACGAGTTTATTCGCCTCGACGAAATAGAAAAAGGAATAGAGACATATATTAACTTATTAGATTCCGTTATTAGGTCTTAG
- the argH gene encoding argininosuccinate lyase: MKLWDKGQASTSDIVDQFTVGQDRVLDLQIAEYDLRASKAHARMLNSIDILSDEEAKSIITELNRLLDDVESSDFTIEEDFEDVHSKIEYELTQKLGETGKKIHSGRSRNDQVLVCLHLYAKDQIDEIKQLIKNLFEELTELSEKHKEVIIPGYTHMQVAMPSSFGLWFGAYAESLIDDLYMLNAAYKIGDQNPLGSAAGYGSSLPLNRSKTTELLNFSTLKFNSVAAQMSRGRLEKSISYALSSVAGTLSKMAMDVCLFMNQNFDFLSFPDELTTGSSIMPHKKNPDVFELIRAKCNSIQNLPNELTLITNNLPNGYHRDFQLLKEKLFPAVQNLKECLDISRFMFQHVEVNENVIDDPKYDYLFSVEEVNRKVMQNTPFREAYREVGQAIAEGTFDPDKELKHTHEGSIGNLCTDQIREKFKEAFNS, from the coding sequence ATGAAACTCTGGGACAAAGGCCAAGCCTCTACAAGCGATATTGTCGATCAGTTTACCGTTGGTCAGGATCGTGTTCTCGATCTCCAAATTGCTGAATATGATCTGCGGGCTTCCAAAGCTCATGCCCGGATGCTCAATAGCATTGATATTTTATCGGATGAGGAGGCAAAAAGTATTATTACAGAACTAAACAGACTACTTGATGACGTAGAGTCAAGCGATTTCACTATAGAAGAAGATTTTGAGGATGTCCATTCTAAAATTGAATATGAGCTGACCCAAAAACTGGGAGAAACCGGCAAGAAAATTCATTCCGGACGATCACGTAATGATCAGGTTTTGGTGTGCCTTCATTTATATGCCAAAGATCAAATTGATGAGATTAAACAACTTATAAAGAACCTTTTTGAAGAGCTCACGGAGCTGAGTGAAAAGCATAAAGAAGTTATCATTCCAGGCTATACTCACATGCAAGTGGCAATGCCCTCTTCTTTCGGACTTTGGTTCGGGGCCTATGCAGAATCCCTTATTGATGACTTGTATATGCTGAATGCCGCATATAAGATTGGAGATCAAAATCCACTTGGATCAGCAGCAGGATATGGCAGTTCTCTCCCTCTAAATCGCAGTAAAACTACTGAATTATTAAATTTTTCTACTCTGAAATTTAATTCAGTAGCTGCCCAAATGAGTCGAGGCAGACTCGAAAAGAGTATTAGCTATGCCCTGAGTTCGGTGGCAGGCACCCTCTCCAAGATGGCTATGGATGTGTGCCTGTTTATGAATCAAAATTTTGACTTTCTATCTTTCCCGGATGAACTAACCACAGGGTCAAGCATCATGCCGCACAAAAAGAATCCGGATGTTTTTGAACTTATACGGGCAAAATGTAACAGCATCCAGAACTTGCCGAATGAATTAACACTTATTACCAACAACCTGCCCAATGGTTACCACCGGGATTTCCAGCTTCTAAAAGAAAAACTCTTTCCAGCGGTTCAGAACCTGAAAGAATGCCTGGATATCAGCAGATTTATGTTCCAGCACGTGGAGGTAAATGAAAATGTTATTGATGATCCTAAATACGATTACCTGTTTAGCGTCGAGGAAGTGAACCGTAAGGTTATGCAAAATACTCCCTTCAGAGAAGCGTATCGGGAAGTTGGACAGGCAATAGCAGAAGGAACATTCGATCCAGATAAAGAGCTAAAGCATACGCATGAAGGAAGTATTGGTAATCTTTGTACTGATCAAATCAGGGAAAAATTTAAGGAAGCATTCAATAGTTAA
- the proC gene encoding pyrroline-5-carboxylate reductase: MKTNVAILGGGNLGTALAKGLSRTDEASQKYDVTVTRRNTDLIQHLEEDGITVSSDNLSAVKEAELIVISVQPTQIEHLIEEIKPVLDPKQHIIASTMAGVSGEEIAKLTGSGYRILRVMPNTAAAINQAMTCIERTPHKEAEEKVIELFETLGKTLVINSELMEASTVLGACGIAFFLRYIRAASQGGIEVGFHAEEAQLIASQTALGASSLLLNSNNHPEYEIDKVTTPKGCTIAGLNEMEHNGLSSALIKGIKTSWEMIEKIR, from the coding sequence ATGAAAACAAATGTAGCAATCCTGGGAGGCGGTAATCTGGGAACAGCCCTTGCAAAAGGACTGTCTCGAACCGATGAAGCTTCCCAGAAATATGATGTAACGGTTACTCGCAGAAATACTGATCTCATTCAACATCTCGAAGAGGATGGTATTACTGTGAGTTCTGATAATTTATCCGCAGTTAAAGAAGCTGAACTTATTGTCATTTCTGTTCAGCCAACGCAAATTGAACATCTAATCGAAGAGATTAAGCCGGTATTAGACCCCAAACAACATATCATTGCCTCAACAATGGCAGGAGTTTCCGGGGAAGAAATTGCTAAACTAACAGGATCGGGCTATCGAATTCTTCGGGTTATGCCCAATACAGCAGCTGCTATCAATCAGGCAATGACCTGCATCGAAAGGACCCCCCACAAAGAAGCGGAAGAAAAGGTAATTGAACTATTTGAGACGCTCGGCAAAACGCTGGTTATCAACTCTGAACTCATGGAAGCCTCTACTGTTTTAGGAGCATGCGGTATTGCTTTCTTTCTGCGTTATATCCGCGCCGCTTCTCAGGGAGGTATTGAGGTAGGCTTTCATGCTGAGGAGGCCCAGCTTATTGCCTCTCAAACTGCGCTTGGGGCTTCAAGTCTGCTGTTAAACTCGAACAATCACCCTGAGTATGAAATTGATAAAGTCACGACTCCCAAGGGGTGTACTATTGCGGGGCTCAATGAAATGGAGCACAACGGACTGAGTTCAGCCTTAATTAAGGGGATAAAAACATCTTGGGAGATGATAGAAAAGATTCGCTGA
- a CDS encoding succinate dehydrogenase/fumarate reductase iron-sulfur subunit → MADTFTIHLKIWRQAGPDEPGRLVDYTLNNVNEHMSFLEMLDVLNEQIVAKGEEEPIEFDYDCREGICGSCNLMINGRAHGPKALTCTCQLHMRNYSEGDTIVVEPFRAQAFPVIKDLVVDRSAFDRIIEAGGYVSVKTGSAPDANSIPIDKSVADTAFDYATCIGCGACVAACPNSSASLFTGAKLSHLNRLPQGEPERKKRTVAMVEQMEEEGFGDCSNFAECEAVCPKGISISAIAEMRRNYMKATFANEA, encoded by the coding sequence ATGGCTGATACATTTACCATCCACTTAAAAATCTGGCGCCAAGCAGGCCCTGACGAGCCCGGTAGATTGGTTGATTACACCCTTAACAATGTTAATGAGCATATGTCTTTTTTGGAAATGCTTGACGTGCTCAATGAACAGATTGTCGCCAAAGGTGAGGAAGAGCCTATCGAATTCGACTATGATTGCCGGGAAGGTATTTGCGGTTCCTGTAATCTTATGATTAATGGTCGCGCACACGGTCCAAAAGCTCTTACCTGTACCTGTCAGTTACATATGCGTAATTATAGTGAGGGAGACACTATTGTTGTGGAACCTTTTCGGGCCCAGGCTTTTCCGGTCATCAAAGATTTGGTCGTTGATCGCAGCGCTTTCGACCGTATTATTGAGGCCGGCGGTTATGTATCAGTCAAGACCGGTTCAGCACCCGATGCCAACTCTATCCCCATTGATAAGTCAGTGGCAGACACTGCTTTTGATTATGCTACTTGTATTGGATGCGGGGCCTGCGTGGCAGCCTGTCCGAATTCTTCCGCTTCCCTGTTTACAGGGGCGAAATTATCGCACTTAAATCGATTGCCACAAGGCGAACCCGAGCGCAAGAAGCGAACGGTAGCCATGGTTGAGCAAATGGAGGAAGAGGGTTTTGGAGATTGTTCCAACTTCGCAGAATGTGAAGCAGTTTGTCCTAAAGGTATTTCTATCTCTGCTATTGCGGAAATGCGTCGTAATTATATGAAGGCGACGTTTGCCAATGAGGCCTGA
- a CDS encoding fumarate reductase/succinate dehydrogenase flavoprotein subunit: protein MKLDSKVPEGPLEQKWSNHLQDIKLVAPNNKRKHDIIVVGTGLAGGSAAASLAELGYNVKSFCIQDSARRAHSIAAQGGINAAKNYPNDGDTIWRLFYDTIKGGDYRSRESNTYRLAEISNEIIDQAVAQGVPFAREYGGLLANRSFGGAQVSRTFYARGQTGQQLLLGAYQAMMRQVHEGNIEMHTRHEMLDLVIVDGKARGIVTRDLVSGEIQRWMADAVVLASGGYGNAFYLSTNAKNSNVTAAWRCHKRGAAFANPCYVQIHPTCIPVSGDYQSKLTLMSESLRNDGRVWVPEKKGDDRHPNDIPDEERYYYLEEKYPAFGNLVPRDVASRNAKIVCDEGMGVGPTGRAVYLDFRDAIEREGRQSISEKYGNLFEMYENITGDNPYEEPMRIFPAVHYTMGGLWVDYNLMSTIPGLFVAGEANFSDHGANRLGASALMQGLSDGYFIIPYTVGNYIADTELGEVDTKHEAFDEAAQNAQGHIDKLLNVQGDKSVIEYHRELGQIMWDKVGISRNEEGLKKAIKEIRSLREDFWQNVRVPGEAANYNKYLEFAGRVADFLELGELMAEDALHRDESAGCHLREEHQSEEGEALRNDEEYSYVAAWEFKDVNGELREQLHKENLEFEFVELKQRSYK from the coding sequence AGCTTTTGCATTCAGGATTCTGCACGTCGTGCTCACAGTATTGCAGCACAGGGAGGAATTAACGCAGCCAAAAACTATCCCAATGACGGAGATACTATTTGGAGACTGTTTTATGATACGATAAAAGGAGGAGATTATCGTTCTCGTGAATCCAATACATACCGCCTTGCAGAGATATCCAATGAGATTATTGATCAGGCTGTAGCTCAAGGAGTTCCCTTTGCCCGCGAGTATGGCGGACTGTTGGCTAATCGTTCGTTTGGAGGGGCTCAGGTTTCCAGAACATTTTATGCCCGGGGCCAAACCGGTCAGCAGTTGTTGCTGGGGGCCTACCAGGCGATGATGCGTCAGGTGCATGAAGGGAATATTGAAATGCATACCCGTCACGAAATGCTGGATTTGGTTATTGTGGATGGGAAGGCGCGTGGCATTGTAACCCGTGATTTGGTTTCCGGTGAAATTCAGCGTTGGATGGCTGATGCGGTTGTGCTGGCCAGTGGGGGATATGGAAATGCGTTTTATCTCTCTACCAATGCAAAGAATTCGAATGTTACGGCGGCATGGCGATGCCATAAGCGGGGAGCAGCTTTTGCGAATCCCTGCTATGTGCAGATCCATCCAACTTGTATACCCGTATCCGGGGATTATCAATCCAAACTTACGTTAATGAGTGAGAGCCTGCGTAATGATGGACGTGTTTGGGTACCTGAAAAGAAAGGAGACGATCGACACCCTAACGATATCCCTGATGAAGAACGATACTACTATCTGGAAGAAAAATATCCCGCCTTTGGTAATTTGGTACCGAGGGATGTTGCTTCTCGAAATGCTAAAATCGTCTGTGACGAGGGTATGGGCGTAGGTCCGACTGGCCGTGCCGTTTATCTGGATTTTCGGGATGCTATTGAGCGGGAAGGCCGTCAGAGCATATCCGAGAAATATGGAAACCTTTTTGAGATGTATGAAAATATTACGGGTGATAACCCCTATGAAGAGCCAATGCGTATTTTCCCGGCGGTGCATTATACAATGGGTGGCCTGTGGGTGGATTACAATCTTATGAGTACCATTCCCGGACTTTTTGTAGCTGGAGAGGCCAATTTCTCTGATCACGGGGCCAACCGATTGGGGGCCAGTGCCCTTATGCAGGGTCTGTCTGATGGTTATTTTATTATTCCGTATACGGTTGGTAATTATATCGCTGATACTGAATTAGGAGAAGTAGACACAAAACATGAAGCTTTTGATGAAGCGGCCCAAAATGCCCAGGGGCATATTGATAAGCTACTAAACGTTCAGGGAGATAAGAGTGTGATTGAATATCACCGTGAACTCGGACAAATAATGTGGGATAAGGTTGGAATTTCCCGGAATGAAGAAGGATTGAAGAAAGCCATTAAAGAGATTCGCTCTCTACGTGAAGACTTTTGGCAGAATGTACGCGTACCGGGAGAGGCAGCTAATTATAACAAATACTTAGAGTTTGCAGGTCGCGTAGCCGATTTTCTTGAGCTTGGTGAACTGATGGCGGAGGATGCGCTTCATCGTGATGAATCGGCAGGATGCCATCTCAGGGAGGAGCATCAAAGTGAAGAAGGGGAAGCCCTGCGAAACGATGAGGAGTATTCTTATGTAGCTGCCTGGGAGTTCAAAGATGTTAATGGAGAGCTCCGGGAACAGCTCCATAAAGAAAACCTTGAATTTGAATTCGTAGAATTGAAACAACGAAGTTATAAATAG